From the Arthrobacter sp. PM3 genome, one window contains:
- a CDS encoding MFS transporter, translating to MPIGLIALALGGFGIGLTEFVIMGLLPQVAADFRVTEATAGWLISGYALAVVVGALGLTAAVTRFERKPVLAGLMVLFIAGNLVSAVAPDYALMMAGRIIAALAHGAFFGIGAVVAAGMVAPDRKAGAIAIMFTGLTAANVLGVPFGTMLGQAAGWRSTFWGITGIGVLALAGILTFVPKTGSGETAAGSASGGLRGELRAFRSGQVWLSILVTILGYGGMFGAFTYIAYTLTEVTGFAATTVPWLLILFGVGLFIGNTLGGKAADRNVDRTLLVVLAALVAVLVVFALAAENQPLTIAAMVLLGGFGFATVPGLQMRVMKYASSAPTLASGANIGAFNVGNALGAWMGGVTITAGLGYTSPIWAGAGITLLGLAVMAFAAATAKRQNTLQRDSALPPGVDSSANSDETELQTA from the coding sequence ATGCCTATCGGCCTGATAGCCCTCGCCCTCGGCGGGTTCGGGATCGGACTCACCGAGTTCGTCATCATGGGCCTGCTGCCCCAGGTTGCGGCAGACTTCCGCGTCACCGAGGCCACCGCCGGCTGGCTGATCTCCGGCTACGCGCTCGCGGTCGTGGTCGGGGCGCTCGGCCTGACCGCCGCCGTGACCCGCTTTGAGCGCAAACCGGTCCTCGCCGGGCTGATGGTCCTGTTCATCGCCGGCAACCTCGTCTCGGCGGTCGCCCCCGACTACGCGCTGATGATGGCGGGCCGCATCATCGCCGCACTCGCCCACGGTGCCTTCTTCGGCATCGGAGCCGTGGTGGCGGCCGGCATGGTTGCGCCGGACCGGAAGGCCGGGGCCATCGCGATCATGTTCACGGGCCTGACCGCGGCAAATGTCCTGGGTGTCCCGTTCGGGACCATGCTGGGCCAGGCCGCGGGCTGGCGCTCGACGTTCTGGGGGATCACCGGGATCGGCGTCCTGGCGCTGGCCGGCATCCTCACCTTCGTGCCCAAGACGGGATCAGGCGAGACGGCCGCTGGTTCTGCCTCCGGCGGCCTGCGCGGCGAGCTGCGCGCGTTCCGGTCCGGCCAGGTCTGGCTGTCCATCCTCGTCACCATCCTCGGCTATGGCGGCATGTTCGGCGCCTTCACCTACATCGCCTACACCCTCACCGAGGTCACCGGCTTCGCCGCCACCACGGTGCCGTGGCTGCTGATCCTCTTCGGTGTCGGGCTCTTCATCGGCAACACCCTGGGCGGCAAGGCGGCGGACAGGAACGTGGACCGCACCCTGCTGGTGGTCCTCGCCGCGCTGGTGGCGGTGCTCGTGGTCTTCGCCCTGGCCGCCGAAAACCAGCCGCTGACCATCGCCGCAATGGTGCTGCTGGGCGGCTTCGGCTTCGCCACGGTCCCGGGGTTGCAGATGCGGGTCATGAAGTACGCCAGCAGCGCCCCCACCCTGGCCTCCGGCGCCAATATCGGCGCCTTCAACGTGGGCAACGCACTGGGTGCCTGGATGGGCGGCGTCACCATCACCGCCGGCCTGGGCTACACCTCGCCGATCTGGGCCGGCGCCGGCATTACCCTGCTGGGCCTGGCGGTTATGGCGTTCGCGGCAGCCACTGCGAAGCGGCAAAACACTCTGCAGCGCGACTCCGCCCTGCCGCCCGGCGTCGACAGCTCCGCGAACAGCGACGAGACGGAGCTGCAGACGGCCTGA
- the iolB gene encoding 5-deoxy-glucuronate isomerase has translation MANWVYPLGTAAHGTWDISLGTSDSEVKVDGWAHTGLKVATLAPGGDVELDAAAEERIVVPLNGSFVARVDGQDYPLAGRESVFSGPSDVLYAGTGKAVRITSADGGRVAVATAPAKASYPTRLITAAETPVELRGAGNCSRQVHNFGTPAALEADRFIVCEVLTPAGNWSSYPPHKHDEEKDGETSLEEIYYFETRVTPGAPLSPDAEDAIGYQRVYASDERPIDVSAEVRTGDVVLVPYGWHGPAMAAPGYDMYYLNVMAGPGPVRDWLISDDPHHGWIRQTWEGQDLDPRLPFGR, from the coding sequence ATGGCCAACTGGGTCTATCCGCTCGGCACCGCCGCTCACGGCACGTGGGATATTTCCCTCGGAACATCCGATTCGGAAGTCAAGGTGGACGGCTGGGCCCATACCGGACTGAAGGTCGCCACACTGGCGCCCGGCGGCGACGTCGAACTGGATGCCGCGGCCGAGGAACGCATCGTGGTGCCGCTGAACGGCTCCTTCGTGGCGAGGGTGGACGGGCAGGACTACCCCCTGGCCGGGCGGGAGAGCGTCTTCAGCGGACCCAGTGATGTGCTGTACGCGGGCACCGGCAAGGCGGTGAGAATCACCTCGGCCGACGGCGGCCGGGTGGCCGTTGCCACAGCCCCGGCCAAGGCTTCGTACCCGACGCGCCTGATCACGGCCGCCGAGACGCCCGTGGAGCTGCGCGGCGCGGGCAACTGCTCCCGCCAGGTCCACAACTTCGGCACTCCCGCGGCCCTGGAGGCCGACCGCTTCATTGTCTGCGAGGTCCTCACCCCGGCCGGCAACTGGTCCTCCTATCCCCCGCACAAGCACGATGAGGAGAAGGACGGCGAGACCAGCCTCGAGGAGATCTACTACTTCGAGACCCGGGTGACGCCCGGGGCGCCGCTCTCCCCGGACGCCGAGGACGCCATCGGCTACCAGCGCGTCTACGCCTCCGACGAGCGGCCCATCGACGTCTCGGCCGAGGTCCGGACCGGCGATGTCGTCCTGGTCCCCTACGGCTGGCACGGGCCCGCCATGGCCGCCCCGGGCTACGACATGTACTACCTCAACGTCATGGCCGGCCCCGGCCCGGTCCGCGACTGGCTCATCAGCGACGACCCGCACCACGGCTGGATCCGCCAGACCTGGGAGGGCCAGGACCTGGACCCGCGGCTCCCGTTCGGACGCTAG